From one Catellatospora sp. IY07-71 genomic stretch:
- a CDS encoding TetR/AcrR family transcriptional regulator, whose translation MELDGAAVPANLAAAWGLRERPGKGPKPGLTLDGIVRAGIRVAAADGIGAVSMSRVAAEAGASTMALYRYVRAKDELLELMVDTAIGDPPAIDAAAGWRAGLLAWATACHEVYLRHSWMLRVPISGPPATPHQLAWMDAGLAVLAGTRLPEEGKLSVILLLSGYIRNEASTATDMLNAVRAADTSLDEAIGAYGRLLKLLVDPARFPALGRVLAAGVFDKPEEGYDEFEFGLDRILDGVGLHIEQAGG comes from the coding sequence TTGGAGCTGGACGGCGCTGCGGTGCCGGCGAATCTCGCCGCGGCCTGGGGGTTGCGCGAGCGCCCCGGCAAGGGGCCGAAACCCGGCCTGACGCTGGACGGTATCGTGCGCGCCGGCATCCGGGTGGCCGCCGCCGACGGCATCGGCGCGGTCTCCATGAGCCGGGTCGCCGCCGAGGCGGGCGCGTCCACGATGGCGCTCTACCGCTACGTGCGAGCCAAGGACGAGCTGCTCGAACTCATGGTGGACACGGCCATCGGCGACCCGCCGGCCATCGACGCGGCCGCCGGCTGGCGCGCCGGGCTGCTGGCCTGGGCGACCGCCTGTCATGAGGTCTACCTACGCCACTCGTGGATGCTGCGGGTGCCGATCAGCGGCCCGCCCGCCACCCCGCACCAGCTCGCGTGGATGGACGCGGGGCTTGCCGTCCTGGCCGGGACGCGGCTGCCCGAGGAGGGCAAACTCTCCGTGATCCTGCTGCTCAGCGGGTACATCCGCAACGAGGCCAGCACCGCGACGGACATGCTGAACGCGGTGCGGGCGGCGGACACCTCGCTGGACGAGGCGATCGGCGCCTACGGCAGGCTGCTCAAGCTGCTCGTCGATCCGGCCCGCTTCCCGGCGCTGGGCAGGGTGCTGGCCGCGGGCGTGTTCGACAAGCCCGAGGAGGGCTACGACGAGTTCGAGTTCGGGCTGGACCGGATCCTCGACGGTGTGGGGCTCCACATCGAACAGGCGGGCGGCTGA